The Fragaria vesca subsp. vesca linkage group LG2, FraVesHawaii_1.0, whole genome shotgun sequence genome includes a window with the following:
- the LOC101297110 gene encoding uncharacterized protein LOC101297110, giving the protein MDDYSGKRASDGLVSRKGTGLVLREAPNRDRNAQVCSRLGCSGRLNSVKGAQIEKPKSSRPAFLSSTSGKEIVGSSSRSCISVNNSRKSIREPCKKLTSNLETDSSETSSIQDDPEVSEVTPPPGKIKRGLHPESKNGESSEASLMEVGSSDVSSNTRSRRNFNQRYGLRNQETLLGSSVPFGSKNNNQTARPSTTRNGLRNLKCNSVSDAVPSSCSSSDSSVNRRETVKKRISEGESSSTAKGKKMNGSSSGQNSTTSHGITIADSRRGRNTPPNRDNGVASVRTRRTVTGHTRARISNQGSGNNLSTNGSSSVGPHMSQPDMSVDLSGASSSQHLSSETPSNRANSYSRSGSSSRPSSGGGSLHGMMRSGTADIGFSRSLMNQDGQRRYNMDGIAEVLLALERIEQDEELSFEQILVLETNLFLNGLNFYDQHRDMRLDIDNMSYEELLALEERMGSVSTALPEEALTDCIKKSIYQSEPLEDASIGCDNKDEVKCSICQEEYVAGDEVGRLRCEHSYHVGCVNQWLRVKNWCPICKAAAATAATAPSSPPPSSPSSPYST; this is encoded by the exons ATGGATGATTATTCTGGTAAAAGAGCTAGTGATGGACTTGTCTCTAGAAAGGGGACTGGCCTTGTTTTGAGGGAAGCCCCAAACAGAGATCGTAATGCTCAGGTCTGCAGCCGGCTGGGATGCAGTGGAAGACTGAATTCTGTGAAAGGTGCTCAAATTGAAAAACCCAAATCTTCAAGGCCTGCGTTCCTCTCTTCTACAAGTGGAAAAGAGATAGTTGGCAGTTCCTCTAGGTCTTGCATTTCTGTTAACAACTCAAGAAAATCCATTAGAGAACCTTGCAAAAAGCTAACTTCTAATTTGGAAACAGATTCATCTGAAACCAGCAGTATTCAGGATGATCCAGAAGTTTCAGAAGTTACTCCCCCACCTGGAAAGATTAAGAGAGGGCTTCACCCTGAATCTAAAAATGGGGAATCTAGCGAGGCCTCCTTGATGGAAGTTGGAAGCTCCGATGTATCATCAAATACAAGATCCCGAAGGAACTTCAATCAGAGATATGGATTGCGCAACCAAGAAACATTATTGGGTTCTTCTGTTCCTTTTGGATCTAAGAACAACAACCAGACAGCACGACCTAGCACAACCAGGAATGGCTTAAGAAATCTAAAGTGCAATTCGGTGTCTGATGCTGTTCCGTCCAGTTGTTCATCATCAGACTCAAGCGTGAACAGGAGGGAGACTGTAAAGAAAAGAATTTCTGAAGGAGAAAGTAGCTCAACTGCTAAGGGGAAGAAGATGAATGGGTCATCTTCAGGGCAAAATTCCACTACGAGCCATGGAATAACCATTGCTGATTCAAGAAGAGGTAGAAATACACCTCCTAACAGGGATAATGGTGTTGCATCAGTTAGGACTCGGAGAACTGTCACTGGTCACACACGGGCTAGGATTTCTAATCAAGGAAGCGGAAACAATTTGTCAACCAACGGATCCTCTTCAGTTGGCCCTCATATGTCTCAACCTGATATGTCTGTCGACTTGAGTGGTGCTAGTTCATCACAACATTTATCTTCAGAAACTCCTTCAAATCGGGCGAATTCTTATAGTAGATCAGGTAGTAGCAGTAGACCAAGTAGTGGTGGTGGGAGTTTACATGGCATGATGCGATCTGGTACTGCAGATATTGGGTTTTCCCGGTCTCTAATGAATCAGGATGGTCAGCGACGCTACAACATGGATGGGATTGCAGAG GTATTGCTAGCACTCGAGAGGATTGAACAAGATGAAGAGCTATCATTTGAG CAAATACTTGTTCTGGAGACCAATTTGTTCCTGAATGGCCTAAACTTCTATGATCAGCATAGAGACATGAGGCTGGATATTGATAACATGTCATATGAG GAATTGTTAGCATTAGAAGAGAGAATGGGTTCTGTAAGCACAGCATTGCCAGAAGAAGCACTGACAGATTGCATTAAAAAAAGCATATATCAGTCTGAACCCCTGGAGGATGCATCCATAGGCTGTGATAACAAGGATGAAGTCAAATGTAGTATCTGCCAG GAGGAGTATGTGGCTGGAGATGAAGTTGGGAGGTTGCGGTGTGAGCATAGTTATCATGTAGGCTGCGTAAATCAGTGGCTGCGGGTTAAGAATTGGTGCCCTATTTGCAAGGCGGCAGCGGCTACAGCTGCGACTGCGCCCTCATCACCACCACCATCTTCGCCCTCTTCACCATATTCCACATAA
- the LOC101308044 gene encoding uncharacterized protein LOC101308044, giving the protein MQPQQLSRIDLGDLRAQLVKRIGPEKSKKYFLYLNKLLSQKLSKKEFDKLCHRVLGSENLALHNHFILSILKNACQAKIPPPVHSSGPAKPGVQAANSSPSREDGHEQSGSLFPNQNQNVPVWSNGVVPLSPRKGRSTIRERKLRDRPSPLGPNGKVDSVSHLSTGSEDNGSKIIMENGDANPFDYQRPMQHLQPVAELPERERDGAVRRPTGKPQMLSKDPANLAVMEDGEEAEQSNRSSFSRSPLLAPLGIPFCSASVGGARKAIPVGSSCDFVSYNDSGVLSDTETLRNRMEQIAAAQGVGGVSTECANMLNNVLDVYLKRLIKSCVELVGSRSALEPRKNAAPKQQIQGKVINGMWPSNHPHMQGSNGPLEVSQEQRPQRSISLLDFKVAMELNPQQLGEDWPLLLEKICMQSFEE; this is encoded by the coding sequence ATGCAACCTCAGCAGTTGTCGAGGATCGATTTGGGTGATCTGAGAGCTCAGTTAGTGAAGAGGATCGGTCCTGAGAAGTCGAAGAAGTACTTTTTGTACTTGAATAAGTTGTTGAGTCAGAAGCTGAGCAAGAAAGAGTTTGATAAGTTGTGCCACCGGGTGTTAGGGAGTGAGAACTTGGCGCTGCATAATCATTTTATTCTGTCAATCTTGAAGAATGCATGCCAAGCCAAGATCCCGCCACCAGTTCACTCATCAGGTCCTGCAAAACCTGGGGTGCAAGCTGCAAACAGTTCTCCAAGTAGAGAGGATGGGCACGAACAAAGTGGGAGCCTTTTCCCGAATCAGAATCAAAATGTGCCTGTTTGGTCTAATGGGGTTGTGCCTCTGTCCCCAAGGAAGGGGAGGTCCACTATACGTGAGCGGAAGCTAAGGGATAGGCCTAGCCCACTTGGACCAAATGGGAAGGTAGACAGTGTGTCGCACCTATCCACAGGTTCAGAGGATAATGGCAGTAAGATTATCATGGAGAATGGGGATGCAAATCCATTTGATTATCAGAGACCAATGCAGCATCTTCAACCAGTTGCCGAGCTACCTGAACGAGAAAGAGATGGTGCAGTCAGGCGACCCACAGGAAAACCACAGATGCTCAGCAAAGATCCGGCCAACTTAGCAGTTATGGAAGATGGGGAAGAGGCGGAACAATCAAACCGTTCGAGTTTCTCCAGAAGTCCTCTTCTTGCTCCATTAGGGATCCCATTCTGCTCAGCCAGTGTAGGTGGGGCCCGCAAAGCTATTCCGGTGGGTAGCAGCTGTGATTTTGTTAGCTATAATGACAGTGGGGTCTTGTCTGATACAGAGACCCTGAGAAACCGTATGGAGCAGATTGCTGCAGCACAAGGTGTTGGAGGTGTTTCTACAGAATGTGCCAATATGTTGAATAATGTTTTGGATGTGTACTTAAAGCGATTGATCAAATCTTGTGTTGAGTTGGTGGGATCAAGGTCTGCTTTAGAGCCAAGAAAGAATGCTGCACCAAAGCAGCAGATTCAAGGGAAGGTTATCAATGGCATGTGGCCAAGCAACCACCCGCATATGCAGGGCAGCAATGGGCCCTTGGAAGTTTCACAGGAGCAAAGACCGCAGCGCTCAATATCTTTGCTTGATTTTAAGGTTGCTATGGAGCTAAATCCACAGCAACTTGGAGAAGACTGGCCACTGCTGCTGGAGAAGATCTGTATGCAGTCATTTGAGGAATGA